From one Dermacentor silvarum isolate Dsil-2018 chromosome 3, BIME_Dsil_1.4, whole genome shotgun sequence genomic stretch:
- the LOC119443735 gene encoding 4-galactosyl-N-acetylglucosaminide 3-alpha-L-fucosyltransferase FUT6: protein MADQPSSGRKPSASHSSIVKFRSSRGSSAESSEHSRHVSRTGTEEGEDEVVLFDAQGAVQREPGAKGLTRSQYEAITVEGAAGSTTVEQPQRGGLPPDRPHHSSGGSPRKVVDAAVPYHLRQTVHSGPEIQGAGHGEYEPIDSTELGPGTGVTPEDQPLQERAASELSDSSDEFHTYGSLPRTWFERRKSRFCLLAIICLIVVAAIVATVITIIESLKPTPATPIPQPPWLPWRNRTDDNGLPRLLLWNPRVRREHPLSKRVGGDAATWNATIQCKADGRDAEVCEITNKRRRLERSDAVVFYAELFDQYDLPGTRAAPQMWVFWARAHLPPMGKGGRFTNSSLSLPLVTHLFNWTMGRREDADVVVPYEKWRCDASAEEHEQSRLTEQPRRDAAWLVDDCEENRFESEVLHRTVDGEGTVRIRLFPACGASECGSPSECIGYIAQQYHFLVVSLEPVCFQSAYELIYDAFEYDVVPVVLTPPGATLDLPEHSVVSSAELHGKGELANYLRSLLDDPAKYNSYFAWKRNCSVVPAGDLLCPLCHALWETPVRRRPHPNVLEWWTRRTNCRDEPLFGLDSEFIQEL, encoded by the coding sequence ATGGCGGACCAGCCCTCGAGTGGCCGAAAGCCCAGCGCATCCCACTCCTCCATAGTGAAGTTCCGCAGTTCCCGGGGCTCGAGTGCTGAGTCCTCCGAGCATTCGCGGCACGTGTCTCGCACTGGTACCGAGGAAGGGGAGGATGAAGTGGTTTTGTTCGACGCCCAGGGAGCCGTGCAACGCGAGCCTGGCGCTAAAGGCCTCACTCGCTCTCAGTATGAGGCGATCACCGTTGAGGGTGCCGCCGGCTCTACGACGGTTGAACAACCCCAACGAGGTGGCCTGCCTCCCGATCGTCCTCATCACTCGTCTGGCGGTAGCCCGCGCAAAGTGGTTGACGCGGCGGTTCCGTACCACTTGCGCCAGACGGTTCACAGTGGTCCCGAAATCCAAGGGGCCGGGCATGGCGAGTACGAGCCCATCGATTCCACAGAGCTGGGACCCGGAACTGGCGTAACGCCAGAGGACCAGCCTCTTCAAGAGCGCGCTGCCTCCGAGTTATCCGATAGCTCCGACGAGTTCCATACTTACGGTTCATTGCCTCGCACGTGGTTCGAAAGACGCAAAAGTCGCTTTTGCTTGCTCGCGATCATATGCCTTATCGTCGTGGCCGCCATTGTTGCCACTGTTATCACTATCATCGAGAGCCTGAAGCCGACGCCGGCCACTCCAATACCGCAGCCGCCGTGGCTTCCGTGGCGCAATCGCACGGACGACAACGGGCTTCCCCGCCTACTGCTGTGGAACCCACGCGTGCGGCGAGAGCATCCACTATCGAAGCGCGTCGGTGGCGACGCTGCAACCTGGAACGCCACTATCCAGTGCAAGGCCGACGGACGCGATGCAGAAGTatgcgagatcacgaacaagcggcGCCGCCTGGAGAGGAGTGATGCCGTCGTCTTTTATGCTGAGCTCTTCGACCAGTACGACTTGCCTGGTACGCGTGCGGCTCCCCAGATGTGGGTCTTCTGGGCCCGGGCCCATCTGCCGCCCATGGGAAAGGGAGGAAGGTTCACAAATTCATCGCTGTCTCTTCCACTGGTAACGCACTTGTTCAACTGGACTATGGGCCGCCGTGAAGACGCTGACGTTGTGGTCCCGTACGAGAAGTGGCGTTGCGACGCCTCCGCCGAAGAGCACGAGCAGTCTCGCCTTACCGAGCAGCCGCGAAGAGACGCTGCATGGTTAGTGGATGACTGCGAGGAGAACCGGTTCGAAAGCGAAGTGCTTCACCGCACCGTCGACGGTGAGGGCACCGTCCGCATCCGCCTCTTCCCAGCTTGCGGAGCTTCCGAGTGCGGCTCTCCGTCCGAGTGCATCGGCTACATTGCCCAGCAGTATCACTTCCTAGTGGTCTCCCTGGAGCCCGTGTGCTTCCAGAGCGCATACGAGCTCATCTATGACGCGTTCGAGTACGACGTCGTTCCCGTCGTCCTGACGCCGCCCGGTGCAACGCTGGACTTGCCCGAGCATTCGGTGGTGAGCTCCGCAGAGCTACATGGTAAGGGAGAACTGGCGAATTACTTGCGAAGTTTGCTTGACGACCCTGCAAAATACAACAGCTACTTCGCATGGAAGCGGAACTGCTCTGTTGTACCTGCAGGCGACTTGCTTTGTCCCCTGTGCCACGCACTTTGGGAGACGCCGGTGCGACGGCGGCCGCATCCGAACGTACTGGAGTGGTGGACCCGCCGCACCAATTGCCGGGACGAACCGTTATTCGGCCTGGACTCTGAGTTCATTCAGGAGCTCTGA